One Dethiosulfovibrio faecalis genomic region harbors:
- a CDS encoding phosphoglycerate kinase, translating into MNLRTPDYGSLRGKKVLVRVDFNVPLKDGIVSDDTRIRAHLPTLKALKDAGAIVALASHLGRPKGKINPEFSLKAVVPAAEKLLGTIEFVEDCVGPKVEKALKNSTGKILLLENTRFHKEEEANDPDFSRSMAAPFEVFLLDAFSASHRAHASTVGVQEHLDSYAGYLLDEEIAALSKVRDHSEPPFVLVLGGAKVSDKIGVIDNLMSKVSSIVIGGGMAFTFLKAKGGAVGRSLLDEGHLEFAASMLEKAANSGVTMELPVDVVAATSIEDLSGLTSCPADGIPDDLMGLDIGPESVKAFSKIIEGAKTILWNGPSGVFEVETFSRGTKGLCDAVAKATSQGAFSVVGGGDTASAVSSMGYRSKVSHVSTGGGASLEFCEGKVLPGIAPLILD; encoded by the coding sequence TTGAACCTAAGGACCCCCGACTACGGTTCTCTTAGAGGCAAAAAAGTCCTGGTAAGGGTGGACTTCAACGTTCCGTTGAAAGACGGTATCGTATCGGACGACACGAGGATAAGGGCCCACCTGCCGACATTGAAGGCCTTGAAGGACGCTGGAGCTATCGTAGCTTTGGCCTCCCATCTAGGTCGTCCGAAGGGCAAAATAAATCCGGAGTTCAGCCTGAAGGCGGTAGTGCCGGCAGCGGAAAAACTGCTCGGCACCATAGAGTTCGTCGAGGACTGTGTCGGTCCCAAAGTGGAGAAAGCCCTAAAAAACTCGACGGGTAAGATCCTCCTGTTGGAGAACACCAGATTCCACAAGGAAGAAGAGGCCAACGACCCCGATTTCTCTCGTTCCATGGCGGCTCCTTTCGAGGTATTCCTATTGGACGCTTTCAGTGCATCCCACAGAGCTCATGCTTCCACCGTAGGAGTTCAGGAACACCTCGATTCCTACGCCGGTTATCTTTTGGACGAGGAGATAGCCGCATTGTCAAAGGTGAGAGATCATTCCGAACCCCCTTTCGTGCTTGTATTGGGAGGAGCGAAGGTCTCGGATAAGATAGGGGTCATAGACAACCTCATGTCCAAGGTGTCCTCCATAGTGATAGGAGGGGGCATGGCCTTCACGTTCCTCAAGGCAAAAGGTGGTGCGGTGGGCAGATCCCTTCTCGACGAGGGACATCTCGAATTTGCCGCTTCCATGCTTGAGAAGGCGGCAAATTCGGGCGTGACGATGGAGCTACCTGTCGACGTCGTAGCGGCTACATCTATAGAGGATCTATCGGGTCTTACTTCCTGTCCCGCCGACGGAATCCCCGACGATTTGATGGGGCTGGATATAGGCCCCGAATCCGTAAAGGCTTTCTCTAAAATCATCGAAGGAGCAAAGACCATACTCTGGAACGGACCGTCCGGGGTTTTCGAGGTCGAGACTTTTTCTAGGGGAACCAAGGGGCTATGCGACGCCGTGGCCAAAGCCACATCGCAAGGGGCTTTCTCCGTAGTAGGTGGAGGAGACACCGCCTCGGCGGTATCCTCGATGGGGTATAGGTCGAAGGTCTCCCATGTGTCCACCGGAGGAGGAGCCAGCCTCGAGTTCTGCGAGGGCAAAGTCCTTCCCGGCATAGCTCCTCTTATACTCGATTAA
- the gap gene encoding type I glyceraldehyde-3-phosphate dehydrogenase: MSKVKVAINGFGRIGRLVLRALHEYDQEGLIDIVATNSRSTSEQRAYLFKYDSVHRRYQGKVDYDDENIFVDGKAIATLRHSTPDQFNWGDLGVDIVIEASGIYKDTEKAQAHLEAGAKKVVITAPGSGEGLGTFVMGVNEGSYDPATHHIVSNASCTTNCLAPVAKILNDEFNIVKGVMTTVHAYTGDQKTVDSSHKKFHRGRAAAVSMVPTSTGAAKAVGLVIPELKGKLNGMALRVPTPNVSVVDLVVELPKSVTTEEINSTVKKYSEGSMSRYLGYETDDCVSMDFVHDSRSSIFAPNHTMAIDNMVKVLSWYDNEWGYSCRCLDLVNHMIRKGL; the protein is encoded by the coding sequence ATGTCTAAGGTGAAAGTCGCAATTAACGGTTTTGGTAGAATAGGAAGATTGGTACTGAGAGCCCTCCATGAGTACGACCAGGAGGGGTTGATAGACATAGTGGCGACAAACAGTCGCTCGACCTCTGAGCAGAGAGCCTATCTTTTCAAGTACGATTCGGTCCATCGCAGATATCAGGGTAAAGTCGACTACGACGACGAAAATATCTTCGTGGATGGCAAGGCCATAGCCACCCTCCGACACTCGACCCCGGACCAGTTCAACTGGGGCGACCTTGGAGTGGATATCGTGATCGAGGCATCGGGGATATACAAGGATACGGAAAAAGCCCAAGCTCACCTCGAGGCAGGGGCTAAGAAGGTGGTAATCACTGCACCTGGCAGCGGAGAAGGGCTGGGAACCTTCGTGATGGGGGTCAACGAGGGGTCCTACGATCCTGCGACACATCACATCGTCTCCAACGCTTCCTGCACGACCAACTGTCTTGCCCCTGTGGCGAAGATACTGAACGACGAATTCAACATCGTAAAAGGGGTTATGACCACCGTTCACGCCTATACAGGAGATCAGAAGACGGTCGACTCGTCTCATAAAAAATTCCACAGAGGAAGAGCGGCCGCCGTCTCCATGGTCCCAACTTCCACTGGAGCAGCTAAGGCTGTAGGCTTGGTAATACCGGAACTCAAGGGCAAACTGAACGGAATGGCCCTGAGGGTCCCTACTCCTAACGTCTCCGTAGTCGACCTCGTCGTAGAGCTTCCCAAATCGGTGACGACAGAGGAAATCAACTCTACGGTCAAAAAATATTCCGAGGGATCCATGTCCAGATATCTGGGATACGAGACGGACGACTGCGTGTCCATGGATTTCGTCCATGACAGTCGATCCTCTATTTTCGCCCCGAACCACACTATGGCTATAGACAACATGGTCAAGGTACTGTCCTGGTACGATAACGAATGGGGCTATTCGTGCCGTTGTCTGGACCTGGTCAATCACATGATCAGGAAGGGGCTGTAG
- the whiA gene encoding DNA-binding protein WhiA gives MRRKITKADRVVLSSRRLWIFHRMRRLWKKTSWGSDFDLGKMLHVPARHRGTVQLEMPMDLFRTVQSKELSGSFIRWAWVRGIFGAVGSVFFPKRGYYFLFRVPYDEILTGLKDHLQKNDLSVSYRRGSGCVEVMVRGQNDIVDLMIGMGLSDAALKMEEKAIVRSMRDRANRLVNCDASNIRKTVDAARRQIALATFLKENGHEDELSPDLAELIELRIANPSASLNELGAAMNSPVSKSTVTYRWKKIMSIAEIYGFSYDD, from the coding sequence ATGAGACGAAAGATCACGAAAGCAGATAGGGTGGTTCTCTCCTCCAGAAGACTGTGGATTTTCCATCGCATGAGACGTTTATGGAAAAAAACCTCATGGGGGAGCGATTTTGACCTGGGGAAAATGTTGCATGTCCCGGCAAGACACAGAGGGACCGTACAACTGGAGATGCCCATGGACCTATTCAGAACGGTTCAGTCGAAAGAGCTTAGCGGATCCTTCATCCGTTGGGCCTGGGTCAGAGGGATATTCGGTGCCGTAGGTTCTGTATTTTTCCCTAAACGAGGGTACTACTTTCTATTTCGAGTTCCTTACGACGAAATACTTACGGGCCTGAAGGATCACCTTCAGAAAAACGACCTTTCCGTCTCCTATCGGAGGGGCTCTGGCTGTGTCGAGGTCATGGTGAGAGGCCAAAACGACATCGTAGATCTCATGATAGGCATGGGGTTATCCGACGCGGCTCTGAAGATGGAGGAAAAAGCCATCGTCAGATCCATGAGGGACAGGGCCAATCGTCTGGTAAATTGCGATGCCTCCAACATAAGGAAGACTGTCGATGCCGCAAGACGTCAGATAGCCCTTGCGACATTCCTTAAGGAAAACGGCCATGAAGATGAGCTATCTCCCGATCTGGCCGAACTTATCGAACTGAGAATCGCCAATCCAAGTGCCAGCCTGAACGAACTGGGAGCTGCAATGAATTCTCCCGTAAGCAAGAGTACCGTAACTTATCGATGGAAAAAGATCATGTCCATCGCCGAGATCTACGGTTTTAGCTACGATGATTAA
- a CDS encoding gluconeogenesis factor YvcK family protein has protein sequence MRHLWPFLWGLSVGVIGGVLFKRRRTGFRSSPPTADSGVSFRLSFGPYVVAVGGGTGLSAFLMGLKGFTKNITAVVTVTDEGGSSGRITRDWGVLPPGDIRNCIVALSENDDVLRSFMDFRFDKGDLAGHSLGNLMLLASAEMAGDFKLAVERINQLLAIRGRVLPVSTENIVLRGRTNDGKDVKGELEISNFGTDLNEIWLEPSDAKPIKEVIAAVDTADLIVLGPGSLFTSVIPNLLIRDFRERIRNGLAPTVYVANIMTQPRETEGMSITEHLNWIERVLGKLPDYVIVNDQEVPRGLLERYKADGAEPLYLNDDEEVELYEKGCKVLRGSFLRVDRVKGEPVIRHDGGRLSEAIFSLIQKKDGGTF, from the coding sequence ATGAGGCATCTATGGCCCTTTTTATGGGGACTTTCGGTAGGTGTTATCGGTGGAGTGCTCTTTAAGAGGAGAAGAACGGGATTCCGATCATCCCCCCCCACGGCCGACTCCGGTGTTTCGTTTCGTCTTTCGTTCGGACCTTATGTAGTAGCGGTAGGTGGAGGTACCGGTCTATCCGCATTCTTGATGGGACTGAAGGGATTCACGAAAAACATAACGGCGGTCGTCACAGTCACCGATGAGGGCGGTAGCTCGGGACGTATCACAAGAGACTGGGGTGTTCTTCCCCCCGGAGATATCCGAAACTGCATCGTCGCTTTGAGCGAGAACGACGACGTGTTGAGGTCCTTTATGGATTTTCGCTTCGATAAAGGAGACTTAGCCGGACATAGTCTGGGCAACCTCATGCTGCTCGCCTCTGCCGAGATGGCAGGAGACTTCAAGCTGGCGGTTGAGAGAATCAATCAACTTCTAGCTATAAGAGGTCGAGTTCTCCCGGTCTCCACGGAAAACATCGTTCTTCGGGGAAGGACAAACGACGGCAAAGACGTCAAGGGAGAGCTTGAGATTTCCAACTTCGGCACGGACCTGAACGAGATATGGCTGGAGCCGTCGGATGCAAAACCGATCAAGGAGGTCATCGCCGCTGTAGACACGGCGGATCTTATCGTCTTGGGCCCCGGAAGTCTCTTCACAAGCGTGATCCCCAACCTCCTTATAAGAGATTTTCGAGAAAGAATAAGAAATGGTTTGGCTCCCACCGTGTATGTGGCCAATATAATGACCCAGCCCAGAGAGACCGAGGGGATGTCGATAACGGAACATTTAAATTGGATAGAGAGAGTCCTCGGAAAACTCCCAGACTACGTAATAGTGAACGATCAGGAGGTCCCGCGAGGACTGTTGGAACGATATAAAGCGGATGGAGCGGAACCTCTCTACCTGAACGACGACGAAGAGGTCGAGTTGTACGAAAAAGGCTGCAAGGTCCTACGGGGTTCTTTTCTAAGGGTAGATCGAGTAAAGGGAGAACCGGTCATCAGACATGACGGGGGACGTCTATCGGAGGCCATATTCTCCTTGATACAGAAGAAGGACGGTGGAACTTTCTAA
- the rapZ gene encoding RNase adapter RapZ: MTLLGIYKVKKLVVVTGLSGSGKSSTLNILEDQGLFAVDNIPAALLPQLLELLGTHDSAVVNGVVVVVDVRGKDLDRFVTISRKLRARVEDFSVVFLDATEDVLVQRFNTTRRSHPLGDGVTILEGIKRERELLASIRQEADIIVDTSDLDIRSFRPALLKALGSPDPQLTVLFSSFGFKHGIPNDSDYVMDVRFLPNPYYVSNLKDLTGADEPVKSYIKEQFPDWKLFLDKTVDFFEFLLPQYVRVGKNSMHIAIGCTGGRHRSVAVVEWLESIFEEEGYRVTHSHRDIDKP, translated from the coding sequence GTGACTCTGTTGGGAATCTACAAGGTCAAGAAGCTGGTGGTGGTCACCGGACTCTCCGGCAGCGGTAAATCCAGTACCCTTAATATCCTGGAGGATCAAGGCTTATTCGCCGTAGACAACATCCCGGCGGCTCTTCTTCCTCAGCTTCTGGAACTTTTGGGAACTCATGATTCCGCCGTCGTAAACGGCGTGGTCGTCGTTGTAGACGTGAGAGGGAAAGACCTGGATCGATTCGTGACGATCTCCAGGAAGCTCAGGGCGAGAGTAGAGGACTTTTCCGTCGTCTTTCTGGACGCCACCGAGGATGTTCTCGTACAGAGGTTCAACACCACCAGACGGAGCCATCCTCTGGGAGATGGAGTCACCATACTAGAGGGGATAAAAAGGGAAAGGGAACTTCTTGCCTCCATAAGACAGGAGGCGGATATAATCGTAGATACCTCCGATCTGGATATAAGATCGTTTAGACCCGCACTTTTAAAAGCTCTGGGATCGCCGGATCCTCAGCTCACGGTTCTTTTTTCCTCGTTTGGGTTTAAACACGGAATACCGAACGACAGCGATTATGTCATGGACGTCAGGTTTTTGCCTAACCCCTATTATGTCTCCAACCTGAAAGATCTTACAGGTGCGGACGAACCGGTAAAAAGCTATATAAAGGAACAATTTCCTGATTGGAAACTTTTTTTAGACAAAACCGTCGATTTCTTCGAGTTTTTGCTCCCTCAATATGTAAGGGTCGGAAAGAACTCCATGCACATAGCGATAGGGTGCACCGGAGGACGACACAGATCCGTAGCCGTGGTCGAATGGCTCGAGTCAATTTTTGAGGAAGAGGGTTATCGTGTGACCCATTCCCATAGAGACATAGATAAGCCTTGA
- a CDS encoding SPOR domain-containing protein, with the protein MENGTVVAVPISVEKAKEKTKAPSPKKTATLPKPASTPSRPSANAKNSSWYVQIGAFEQRSMAKALASKVDSKGYSAIIGEGIVNGTRYYRVWIPGGTSRNQATAIGERLKKLGYPYFVFLRR; encoded by the coding sequence GTGGAAAACGGCACTGTGGTTGCCGTTCCCATATCCGTGGAAAAGGCGAAGGAAAAAACGAAAGCTCCTTCTCCGAAAAAAACCGCAACCCTGCCAAAGCCTGCAAGCACCCCATCAAGACCCTCTGCCAACGCGAAAAACTCCTCTTGGTACGTTCAGATAGGTGCCTTTGAACAACGGTCAATGGCTAAGGCATTGGCGTCTAAGGTCGATTCCAAAGGGTACTCCGCTATAATAGGAGAGGGGATAGTGAACGGAACCAGATATTATAGGGTTTGGATCCCCGGCGGAACCTCGCGTAACCAGGCTACTGCGATCGGGGAGAGACTCAAAAAGCTAGGATATCCCTATTTTGTGTTTCTCAGGAGGTAG